Sequence from the Panicum virgatum strain AP13 chromosome 5N, P.virgatum_v5, whole genome shotgun sequence genome:
ACTCGAAAACGAAACCACCCCCAAGGTGGAATACCTGGAGGAGATGATTCCCCACACCGATAGAGGTTCCCTTTGCCTTGGAATTAACTTGAAATGGAAGATCTTGGGGTCTAGGGCTTAGGGAGGAAGGAGGActagtgagggagagagagagcacgggagagagtgagTAATGTTTTGTAACGTTTGGGAACAGCAAaatgaccaaaacatgagatataAAGTtccaggtccggagtatccggaagaatatccggagtatccgggtaaatccggaatttccggattcatacccggagtatccgggttccgTTGGCTCCAGGATTTGAAATCGAGTTTTGAGTCGATTTGTGACTCAACTTGTAACCGAGAGAATTTGGTCACTAGTTAGCTAGTTAAACCCAAGTTTAACACATGGGTGTTACAGACCCGTACGCATACTTCCGGAGATCCATGCAGAACATGATAAAGACGCACCATGGCCGCGTATCTCAGCCATTGGACTGGGACTTCCTTGAGGAGCTACTCTTTTACTACCTGCAGCTCAATGATCAAGCTGTGCACAAGCATATTCTCAAGGCCTTTGCTGACCTGACTGCCGGACCTCATCAAAAGGGCAGTTCAGTTTCAGCCCTCGGAAAAGCCCGGTGGGCTCACAAGAGCGTTAGAAGTAGGAAACAGTAGGATGGTAACTGTTGCTTCAGAAAATTGTACAAGGATACATTCAGGGTGTTTTGTGCTTGCTATTCAAGGATACAGATATGAAACAGCATGCAACATGCTGCATTTCACTCTTCAAGTTTCCAAACTTCATCTGCAGATGTTAAAGGTGATCGCACACTCAGTTAACCTTATCATACTACAAAAGATAATCAATTTGGGGACGAATCAAGTTTCAGACTATTTACTGTTTGAGCAACATATATACAGATAAAAAGAGTATGCCAAATTAACACTCGTAACAGCTTTACAGCACACCTCAAGAATACTTTAATTCATGATTTAATCATCAGACGGAATTCTGCCTCATGGTATTCTACGTTTAACAACAAACTAAAGAAAAAAAGAACTCGACCCTGGAGACTCCCCCAGGCTTTGTTTTAAGTAGTTGCCATGCTTCGAACCTGGCTCAGGACGGGAGTTTCAGAGTTTCAAGGACTCCTGGAATTCAACAAGGTCCACCGCGTGAAGCTTGGCCGTTTAACAACAAAGCATCAAAGGATGTATGTTGTTGCTTGAGTGACATCAAAAAGCATAATTCTGTTACCCGGAAGGCATAATACAAATTGTAAAGAGAGGAAAATACAACCACAAATAAGTAATATATTAAAACAAATATAGCACTGGTTCTGAAAAATTATTTCCTGTATTCAATAAGCTAAACCTGGCCAATCGGAAGTTGATCGTATGAATAAATATACATGCAATTGTATGCAATTCatcttgacaaaaaaaaaaagaggccaaTTTTTTATAAGAAAAAACAGGACGACTTTTGTTGAAGGGACTTGATAGACTTTCATAATTCAGGAAAATAAGGGGGCAATTAAATTTCATGGGGGCATAGACATGAAGGATGATAAACAGTCTGGAGCGTTGCCAGGCCAACGGCAACTAAAAGTCTAACCAGGAAAGGTATAGGAGGCCTGCGCATTATATTTGAAAAAGGTCAATGGATACTCTTCTTATGTGCTTAACATGCTTTTGGCAtgtcctcttcttgtcctcagaTTCCAGAACTGCCATATCACCTTCTaaaaacaaattgcatgcacctCAAGAATGTGAGCATAAGTTGTGTTCATCACAACCAGCACTGCAGTTATTACTAATAAAATTATAGCACATAAGCAACAGAAGTGTCTTTAAACATGAGCAGAAGAGGTTGTTATGATGTACTACAAACACTATATTTTCGAAGAAGCTGCTCATATAGCGGAAGATGGCTCTTTGGAACAAAAACCCTGAACCTGTAAAGGAAATGAGAACGACGTCGGGTATAAACAAAAGTGCAATAGCATAAGGGAACAAACAGCAAAGGAAGAGACAATAACAAATGGAAGCACCAAGAAGTCTAAGTTACCCTTCAAGAAGTGGAAGTCTTCCTGGAGAGGAGAAAAGCTTTGCTATTTCTTCAAGTGAATCTTTGATATGCATAGTCTTCAATTTTAAGGCCTTCATATATTCAACAAATTCTCTGTACTCTGCGCCACTAAGCATTTCTCGAGCCTAGCAAACATACACAAATTGAAGGAATAATGTAAGTAATGCAAAGGTTAGCATAGTAACAATATAGCAGTTATTTCGCAAAGCACGACATCGGATCAAACTACAGTAAAGAACAGCATACCAGCTTCAAGAAGGCTGTCCCTGAGTTAGATTCCTGGCCTTCAGATTTTTCACAGGTACCCTCATTCTTTCCACATGCTTTTTCTATGGTGCTTTTCTTTGATTGAGGTGTAGATCCTTCACCCTGGTAGCTGGCCAAAGCTCTTGACTCTATATTTTGAGGCAATTTTGAAGAGACATCATCCAAGCCAGCAGCATCTTTGGATCTGTCCATTAGTTTAGCTTTTTTAAGTCCTAAAGACTTGAAGGTATGTTCCTTCAGATGCCCATGTATTGCCACATCATCAGTCATATCAACAACCTTAGTATCCCGTGACAGTTGGTCTTCAGAGAAGAGCTGTGACGTCGATGAAGAGTTGTGCTTTGTAGCAAGGGTAGAACGATTAGCAGGAGTGATCTGAGCCAACTTCATAAAGTTACTCTTCATGGTCGAATTTACTGATAATGTAATTTGCGGGTACTCATTTTGTGCATTGGCAGCCTAGCACAACAAAGACAGCATCTGTAAGATCCAGGGTCACTAAATTAAATCTTGATCAGCTATGTCAATGCAATGGATTTACCAAATCTGATAGGTTCTCTTCAGGTATGGATTTGTTTGTCACTGGTGCTATACAATCTGCATGTAACAACATTTTTTCAAAACAAGTAGCAAATAAATAACAATTGCCAAGAGATACCAAAGCAGCATAAAGGGAGGTAACTAAATGTCAAAGTTCCATATTTCATTTGGCCaacaaaactaaaaaaatcaaGTGAGGCTGCACAAAAGTCTAGTAGTCCTTTGATATAGTTGCATTGGgcataccaaaaaaaaaagttcagatCACATAACTCATGCTGTAGATATTCAAACATAAGGCACTATGTTTCTATCTGTAGATATTCAAATATAAGAAACTGAAATATGTATAATCATGAATTGAATTGTTCTTTATTTTAACTTTAATAGTCACATGTTGAATTGTAACTTGCACTGCTATAAATTAGCTTTAACGTTGTTCAAAACACgtgttcaaaattatttttgttaCAAGCACATCATGAAGAACGACAAATGGAATTTTAAATTGTAAGTATACAAGATGCAAAAGTTGAATCTCCACAGCTTGCTAGAAAACTGAAAGCAGTGTAAGCCCATAGGATCATCAGTATGGTCCAAGGCAAACACTATAGTTGAATTTTGCTGATTTAGTCGCATTCCATTCAAGTTTGTAAAATCAAGCTCTTCTAGCTCACTGCTGTTTTCTTGAATCCTAAAATAGCTATGTATATCCAAATGGATCCTTACAAACATATTACTAGTGAATTAATGACACTTCTACTAATGTTGACGTCGAGTTGTGGACTGTTACCTCAAGTTTGACAGGGTAACTTGCTACAAACCCTACTAGTAATATTTCCCGAGGAGAATTTACAACATCAATATGCCAGCTATCAAATAAGCTGTGAAAAACCATGTTCGCAACAGAACACATATCATTAAAAAGCACGCTGGATTAAGTTTCAAAAGGAAATTAAATATTTAAGTAGATGTGAACTTGCATATAAAAAATAGATAGAAACAGATAAAAAAGTTTATCACACTATTCAAAACTAGACCTTTACCATTACAATCTGTTTGTTTTAGCTTTAAAGGATCTGAAGTAGCTTTATCTCGAAAAAAACGGGTCAATCCTTGGACTACTTCTCCATATTTTGAGTAGCACTGCAGAAAGAATATAACCAAAGTAAAGTTACCAGCAAAGAGCATTGTAGTAAGACAGTAAACAAATGCCACCTTTATGTATGGTCGGAGCCAATATGACATCTGAGATTGATAACTTGGCCACGCAAACCTATAGccaaaatggaatgcaaagcaGCTTAGTTATTTTGAAATGCTATGCTAATTGTTCTGTGAAAGTTTAAATGAAACAAGCTACATTGTTCAAGATGCAAAAGCTTGTGCATAACCACATGTAACCTAAAATTGCATACCTTAGCTCACAAAATGCAGAGAGTAAAAATGTTTTTTAAATTGTTGATCCTTTTTGGGTGTCACTAAGGATTACAATACGGAACCTAAAATGTCAGTATACTGGTTGCAACACATGTGAATAACAGAAGAAATAAATAAAGTGAACTCTTTCTTGGTTTCAATACGACTCCTTACAAGTGTTCTATGTATCTAGTATTAACTAAAACAATCATATAATGACTGGACAAAATCCAGAAACAACTTATGTGTGAAAAAAATGCCATGGCGGATTGCGCTGACCATGACAGATATTATGGAAGATCCCCTTTGAGATCCAAGACTGTATGCGtgctagcatctactataccaggAACACCAAGAAATATTGACAGCCCAGCACAATAAATAATATATTTCCGTGGGAAGTCCAGCACAATAAATAACATATTTCCGTGGGAAGTCCAGCACAAAACCAACAATGCTTAGATTCCTTGATTAGAGGACTATGATTAGGCCTACCTTTCGTCACAATATATAATAGCTCCATAGTCATGGCGATGTCTGATAACACGTCCAACAGCCTGATTGACAGCCCTTGCTGCTTGTTGCAAATACCATTCGTTTCCTGTCAACATCTACAAAACAATCACAAGACAGTTTTTGTAAGATTGATCAGCAGAGGCCCGCTTAACCATTTACTATGAAATTATTGAACCTTTATGTTCTTAGATGGTGTGCCCTGCTTATCCAAATACTCACGCTTGAGCCGAACCTGGAACAGACAGAAAGGAAAATTGCAAGGTTAATTCAAGGAAAAGGCCAATTACGTTTGCTGAAAGCCAAAGAGCAAATAGTGCGTGCAAGCCAATGCAGGCTAATGAGCAAGGAAGCAATAGAAAACCCaagaaaacccaaaaaaatGATGACAAAATCTTTCCAGACTTAATAGATACAGTATGAACCCAACTTGTCCAAAAAGCCAATGAAATGTGTGTGCGAATACAGATGAAACCAGCACATCGTACAAAGCCAGCAAAATTGAATATTTTCGATACATAATTGTCAGTGCCAAACACACCGATGTGAAGGTAAAAAAAAGGGGGGCATTCTTGCCGTTTAGAAAAGTTTAGGTAGATAATTCCACACCATACAGATAGAAACAAACCTTAGGATCAGTTGGGGTAGCAAAGGGCATTCCAGTAACTATTACTGCCCTCCCAGCACGGTCAGCAAAATCAAGACCCTCACTAACCTGTGCAAGCAAAATTGCATAAATGAGGGAGCAAAACTTAAAGATTAAACATTTTGGAAATGGTACTCCCAACGTATTAGTACACGTCCTTCCGATGACCCTTCAATTCCTTTAAGTTGTTTAATCACGCAGCCAGGGGCAGGGAGAGGAGGCCTGGCAgggctctccctccctccctcatgCTCCATAATCTGGCATTAGAACCATCTAGTTCTAAGATTCATAAGTATACTATTTGGCCCCTGCCATCATATTAAAGTAACTTAGAAAATTACCCCTGCCCCTTTTTGTCGTTAACTCTTTTCTGACCTGTCACCGGTTACTTCTATAGCTCAATGACTTGTATTTTATAAGATCAGAAATAAGCCTTACTTGTTCATGGTCTCGTGCTCCTGCTATCCGCAGGGCATTCATGAAATTTCAGCTTTATAAATGTAAAATACATATCATCATTACAGTACCCATAGATTTAATTCTATGATGTTAAGCATGTTTTATCTTTCagcacatgaaaaaaaaaagtgaacaTAAGGGTTATAATAAATCTTCGAATCAAGCAGACTCGCGAAAAAAATATCATTCAACTCAAGAACATTGAAAACGAAAAACTAAAATCAAGAGAAGTTAGAATAGAAAGCAAAGGAAGCTGTTATAGTGAAAAAGAACAAACTTTGCCACGACAAACTGCAAAAAATATTGCCCCAGAAATAGAAGAATCGCGTAATTTCGCTGCATAATCCTGCAAATAAAATGGTTCACAATTATATGAGCATATGAAGTGTTTAAATTCATGTCGGTTTGGTAAAATGTTTCATAACCTCGATTGCACTTGGAAAGTTTGATGACTGCCTAGGCTCTATAACTGGCTGCTTGTGCTTACAGATTCGCTGCCAGATCGTGTTCTCAGATGCTGAATTTGAATGGTTCTGTAAGAGGTTAAATTATAAATGTCTAGGATAAGTACTTCAAGTGGTTAGAACTACCAGTCAGAAATTAGGAATACCCTAGTTTTCCAGAATTCGACACACTTATCCATCATAGAATATGAAGGGAAGAAAACAAGGAGTCCATCTGGCACAATGCGTGCAAAGTTTACTGCAAAACGAGCAAATAAGTCAGCAGAGTTATATCAGAATAAAAGCAGCTGTATTTTGTTACTATCGGCCTACCTATAGCAGTACCCAATTCTTGTTTATATTGTATAGTCTCACGCGTACGATAAGAAGAATTAAGTGCTTGTCCAGAAGGGCCAACAGGCACTACTCCAACCCATATTTGATCTGGGGAAATGACATGAGGATTCTCTAGTCTAACTGGGAATTCACTGGATTCATGGAAAACAATGTTATCTTGATAATCAACATCAAATAGAGAAATCAATATCAATAAGCAACCAACAAAGCTCAAAGTCAACGATTATCTAAATAGATTTACTTACAGGTTTAGTTCCATGGCGAGTGAATCCAAGGGAGATAAAGTGCCAGAAGTTAATATAATGGAGCGCACACCCAGCTTGAGAAATTCTTCCATCGCAAGCCCCGGGTTGAAACACCACCAACTAAGGGTTCTTGAAGATTTACCTGGGAATGCAAGAAAATTGTGGATAATTGGATGCATAGTTATTTAGTTACTGAGGAGACTAACTAAAGAGTACATTATCTTATTTGAAGGGACCGTGTCTGATGGGAATCAATGTAATTATTCTAGTCATGCAGTTTAGAATTGAGCAGTGAACTGTACCACGTGTCAAATGTGGTTTTTCCTATATCTGAAAGAAGTCAGTGGAGTAATACTATGCGTGCAGTTCATAGTGAGCAATGAACTGTATCACTGTATCAGGGATTAGACATTTTCGTTCATATAAAGAACATATATGTTACATATCAACTTTGGACTTACCCAGAACTTTCAATGCATCTCCAGATGTTTGCTGAGATTCATTCACATGAAACTGGAAAGATTAAGTGTGGTTGTAAGAGTCTTAAAGTATGCAAAGCTTATGCTGCAAATATGAAAAATAGGGTTGGATGACAAAAGAAGAGTGAAGCCAGAATTATGGGGAGGCATGGAAATAACTTAATTGAATAAACCAATAAAAATGAATGGAGAAATGCAATCAGAGAgacaaagaattgaagagaaACTTACACGATAATATTTTGCATGGTCTTGACCACCTCCCCTAAAAATTATGTCTAAAATGTCCCTAATTGACTCCAATCTAGACACTGTGGCCTTTGCCTGGGCACCTGGTCCAGTTTCAGCAGAATTTCCTAAATATGCAGGAACAAAACAACATTACGGAACCACTTCGCATGAACCATCCAGATATTTGTTAAAAGTTCAATGTGTTCAACTAAGTCCCTGTTCGGATCCTCCACAACAATGGCGCTAGCAGTCAGATCGTGTTTGGTGCAATACAGAAAGAGGGTAGAAAGGTCTTTAAACACCATTAGCTGGGAATAGCTGGGTTTCACCAGCTAATGGAATACTATAGTTCCAATTAGCTGGATGGCAATTAGCTATTCCATTAGCTGACCTGTTTGGATCCCTAACAGCTAAATTTAGCTAGCTAACCATTAGCTAgaggatccaaacagggcctaacacAACAGAGCTCCAAAAGATGGACAACGTTGGACTCACTAATTATCAAGAATAATAGTGCACTGTAATATAAAGAATAATACAAGAAAAATCCAATTACCTTCCTCTAATAGCAGTGAAGCGCAATCAATTGTCTCAATTAGTTTTTTGGATGTGTCAGACGTAATATTCAGTTCAGAGAGAAAATCGTATATGTAACTCCCAGCTTTTGTGCAGCCCAACTCCTTGGATTCGATTACCAACTCACCAATTTTTTTCTCAAGTGCCATTAAGAGAGCTGGAAAGAATGTTTTGATATTACCAACAGGGAATCAGTCTCAAAATCGTCAAAGTGAAGGTACAAGCTTTCTACAtaacaacaaaagaaaggcaTAGTAGTTTAGAACCATATGGATCCGAGTACGGCTATGAGAGTTGAAATAACTTTAGCTCACCTTTGAGGATTGCATAATTTTCGGGGTCAAATTGTTTATCAGCAGAATTTTCAGTCGACCTCTTTGCTGAACACAGTTTGATGCATTCATTAGCTTCTGCTACACAAGCAGTTAGATTATTTGGATGTAAGTCAAAAGAAGCTGCATCTGCACATATACTCTCCTGCATAAAAGAGTTGTGCTCAACTTAAGTCTAGAGTATAGATGCTTTTACATTCAGAATCAGAATTTTCAATTTAAGTTTAAGGCTATAGTACTGAGAGTTCAATTGCCAAATAGATAAACAGAAGGAGGCCCTTACCAAGTTGTGTGCTTCATCAAATATAAGTACTGCATTGTCCCATGGTATGCTATTTAAGGAACGACGGTTTCCCGGATCAATAAGATAGTTGTAAGGAGCAAACAAGATATCAACTGACTTTGAAAGTTCCCGGGAGATGTAATATGGGCACCTTAAATGGTAAAGAAAAAGATGCCACTAGTGGGTCAAAAATCCATGAATATGTTTTCCATTGATCTGTAATAATGGAAAATACAGAGAGAAAATATGAAACTTACGGGCCGTTAGATTTCCCTTTACCAATATTAACTAAATCTTCTATGTCAAAAGGCTTGCTCCCAAAGTCAGGTTTGTTTTTCATGAACTCTGCAGGAAGTGCCCTTCATGAGTTATGTATTTTTCTTTAGAATAAAAACGAAAAGTAAGTAGCTAAAGGTGGATAGAACAGAAGTATTCGACCAGCATTGAATAGGTGGGTAGAACATAAGAATGGTCTCCCACTTGAATAGACATTTGCAAGAATCAAACAACAATCATGGCATTCAGAGAGATAACACCCTTTATCAATCAGAATGGATCAGGGTGCAGGCAAGAATTTATGCATGTCTGCGTCCTTTTATGGTTGCCATTTATTTTTTGTGCAGCAAGCAGCATGCAGAGCCAAATTTAAGGCTTATCTAAATGAGAATAACTCTCTGTTGCAATTACCAGAGACATTGTTATTATGCTGGCACCGGCGTTTCTTGCAGAGGAAGTGACAGGCATTGTTCTGTGCTCTTCCACGGAGTTTGCTCACTTCGCTATGGATGCACATCTGCTCACGGGAGCCCAGCACTGCCATTTTCGGCCTGTGAAACATTATACACCAAATTGATTATGAACCATCAGAGGTTATAAGATCAGTCAATTTACAAATGCAGCTACAAAAGACGTTTCCAGCCCTCAGCACCATGGAATTCATGAGAAATTACTTAACAGCAGACAGTCCGACAAAATTAGCTCTCAAATAAGAACAAggtactgaagaacaagttcaGTTGCTGACCTGTAGCTGGTGGCCTTGAGCTCCTTGATGACCTGCCGGAGCTGGCTGTGCGTCCGGGAGGCGTATATGATCACGGGGTACCCCGAGTGCTGCTGCTGAGACACGGGGCACCCGGAGTGCTCCTGCGGAGACACGGGGTCCCCTGGCTGCTGGCTC
This genomic interval carries:
- the LOC120672764 gene encoding regulator of telomere elongation helicase 1 homolog isoform X1, whose protein sequence is MPVYNIRGVDVDFPFDAYDCQITYMDRVIESLQQGKNALLESPTGTGKTLCLLCASLAWRRTFGEFLRGGRGGGRGGGGSQQPHYGSQQPHYGSQLSGSQQPGDPVSPQEHSGCPVSQQQHSGYPVIIYASRTHSQLRQVIKELKATSYRPKMAVLGSREQMCIHSEVSKLRGRAQNNACHFLCKKRRCQHNNNVSEFMKNKPDFGSKPFDIEDLVNIGKGKSNGPCPYYISRELSKSVDILFAPYNYLIDPGNRRSLNSIPWDNAVLIFDEAHNLESICADAASFDLHPNNLTACVAEANECIKLCSAKRSTENSADKQFDPENYAILKALLMALEKKIGELVIESKELGCTKAGSYIYDFLSELNITSDTSKKLIETIDCASLLLEEGNSAETGPGAQAKATVSRLESIRDILDIIFRGGGQDHAKYYRFHVNESQQTSGDALKVLGKSSRTLSWWCFNPGLAMEEFLKLGVRSIILTSGTLSPLDSLAMELNLEFPVRLENPHVISPDQIWVGVVPVGPSGQALNSSYRTRETIQYKQELGTAIVNFARIVPDGLLVFFPSYSMMDKCVEFWKTRNHSNSASENTIWQRICKHKQPVIEPRQSSNFPSAIEDYAAKLRDSSISGAIFFAVCRGKVSEGLDFADRAGRAVIVTGMPFATPTDPKVRLKREYLDKQGTPSKNIKMLTGNEWYLQQAARAVNQAVGRVIRHRHDYGAIIYCDERFAWPSYQSQMSYWLRPYIKCYSKYGEVVQGLTRFFRDKATSDPLKLKQTDCNDCIAPVTNKSIPEENLSDLAANAQNEYPQITLSVNSTMKSNFMKLAQITPANRSTLATKHNSSSTSQLFSEDQLSRDTKVVDMTDDVAIHGHLKEHTFKSLGLKKAKLMDRSKDAAGLDDVSSKLPQNIESRALASYQGEGSTPQSKKSTIEKACGKNEGTCEKSEGQESNSGTAFLKLAREMLSGAEYREFVEYMKALKLKTMHIKDSLEEIAKLFSSPGRLPLLEGFRVFVPKSHLPLYEQLLRKYSVCSTS
- the LOC120672764 gene encoding regulator of telomere elongation helicase 1 homolog isoform X2, which encodes MPVYNIRGVDVDFPFDAYDCQITYMDRVIESLQQGKNALLESPTGTGKTLCLLCASLAWRRTFGEFLRGGRGGGRGGGGSQQPHYGSQQPHYGSQLSGSQQPGDPVSPQEHSGCPVSQQQHSGYPVIIYASRTHSQLRQVIKELKATSYRPKMAVLGSREQMCIHSEVSKLRGRAQNNACHFLCKKRRCQHNNNVSEFMKNKPDFGSKPFDIEDLVNIGKGKSNGPCPYYISRELSKSVDILFAPYNYLIDPGNRRSLNSIPWDNAVLIFDEAHNLESICADAASFDLHPNNLTACVAEANECIKLCSAKRSTENSADKQFDPENYAILKALLMALEKKIGELVIESKELGCTKAGSYIYDFLSELNITSDTSKKLIETIDCASLLLEEGNSAETGPGAQAKATVSRLESIRDILDIIFRGGGQDHAKYYRFHVNESQQTSGDALKVLGKSSRTLSWWCFNPGLAMEEFLKLGVRSIILTSGTLSPLDSLAMELNLEFPVRLENPHVISPDQIWVGVVPVGPSGQALNSSYRTRETIQYKQELGTAIVNFARIVPDGLLVFFPSYSMMDKCVEFWKTRNHSNSASENTIWQRICKHKQPVIEPRQSSNFPSAIEDYAAKLRDSSISGAIFFAVCRGKVSEGLDFADRAGRAVIVTGMPFATPTDPKVRLKREYLDKQGTPSKNIKMLTGNEWYLQQAARAVNQAVGRVIRHRHDYGAIIYCDERFAWPSYQSQMSYWLRPYIKIV